The Salvia splendens isolate huo1 chromosome 21, SspV2, whole genome shotgun sequence genome includes a window with the following:
- the LOC121785004 gene encoding protein DECREASED SIZE EXCLUSION LIMIT 1-like: protein MSKRPPPDPVAVLRGHRASATDVCFHPVKNILFSGSTDGELRIWDTLQRRTISSSWVHSAAHGIISIAAAGENRLISQGRDGAIKLWDLGEAGLSRSPLTTINTNSYHFCKLSVFDNPQAEITPTEKVSKNPHETEVGSKTGGRNYVATAGEDLSVVEIWDVNTAEKLVKLPPSSVDRSAKSRGMCMAVGAFLPSESEVYAHVVAGFEDGSMVLWDLRNPSLPVTSVKFHSEAVLSLSIDSSCGGGVSGSADEKIVTFSLNPSMGSCLVKKEVILERPGIAGTSIRPDGKIFATAGWDHRVRIHDYRKGNALAILKYHHAICNAVTFSANSKLMASSSEDATIALWELYPPRN, encoded by the coding sequence atgagcAAGCGGCCTCCTCCCGATCCTGTGGCTGTTCTCCGAGGCCACCGCGCTTCTGCTACGGATGTTTGCTTCCATCCAGTCAAGAACATCCTTTTCAGCGGATCCACTGATGGGGAGCTGCGAATTTGGGACACGTTGCAGCGTAGGACCATTTCATCATCATGGGTTCACAGTGCAGCTCATGGCATCATCAGCATTGCTGCTGCTGGTGAGAACAGACTGATTAGTCAAGGAAGGGATGGAGCTATCAAGCTCTGGGACTTAGGAGAAGCTGGCCTGTCCAGAAGCCCTCTCACTACGATTAATACGAATTCGTATCACTTCTGCAAGCTCTCTGTATTCGACAACCCCCAAGCCGAAATTACGCCAACTGAAAAAGTATCCAAGAATCCCCACGAAACTGAGGTTGGCTCGAAGACTGGAGGGCGTAATTATGTTGCCACAGCTGGGGAAGACTTGTCTGTAGTTGAGATTTGGGATGTTAACACTGCTGAAAAGCTTGTGAAGCTGCCTCCGAGCTCAGTGGATCGTTCTGCAAAGTCGAGAGGAATGTGCATGGCTGTTGGAGCCTTTTTGCCATCTGAGTCGGAGGTTTATGCACATGTTGTTGCTGGGTTTGAGGATGGATCAATGGTGTTATGGGATTTGAGAAATCCTTCCTTGCCGGTGACTAGTGTGAAATTTCACTCGGAGGCAGTCCTAAGCTTGTCTATTGACAGTTCATGTGGAGGAGGGGTTTCCGGATCTGCTGATGAGAAAATTGTGACATTTAGCTTGAATCCTTCAATGGGATCGTGTTTGGTCAAGAAAGAAGTTATTTTGGAGAGACCCGGTATAGCAGGGACCTCCATAAGGCCAGATGGTAAGATTTTCGCCACTGCTGGATGGGATCACAGGGTGAGGATACATGACTATCGGAAAGGGAATGCGTTGGCTATACTGAAATACCATCACGCAATTTGCAATGCTGTCACATTCTCAGCTAATAGTAAACTGATGGCTTCATCTTCAGAAGATGCCACTATAGCGTTATGGGAGCTTTATCCTCCTAGAAATTGA